The sequence below is a genomic window from Thioclava nitratireducens.
TGACGCCCCTAGCCAGAGGCCACGCCCCGTAACGCACGGGAAAGCTGCCATCTCAACGAGGGACTTCACATGATCGACACGCTCCGCCCGACCGGTGCCGTCAGCGCGCTCGCGCTGGCTTGCGCCGCCGCGACCGCCCAGGCTGGCACCGCCGCCGACACCCAGACCGCCACCCCGATCAAGCATCTCGTGGTGATTTTCCAGGAGAACGTCTCCTTCGACCATTATTTCGCGACCTATCCGAAGGCCGCCAACCCCAAGGGCGAGCCGCAATTCACCGCCGCGAAAGACACGCCCAAGGCCAATACGCTCGCAAGCGCCGGTCTGCTGAAGAACAACCCCAACAAGAGCAATGCCGTCAATGGCGCGAATGCCGCCGCCCCGTTCCGGCTCGACCGGACGCAGGCCGCGTCCGCCGACCAGAACCACGGCTACACCGCCGAGCAGGCCGCTTTCCACGGCGGCAAGATGGATGCCTTCCCGGCCAATACCGGCAAGGGCACGAAAGGCGGCACGGGCGCATTCGGCACCAAGGGCCAGGTGATGGGCTATTACGACGGCAATACCGTCACCGCACTGTGGAACTACGCGCAGGCCTACGCGATGAACGACAATGCCTTCTCGAGCACCTTCGGCCCCTCGACGCCGGGCGCGATCAACCTCGTCTCGGGCCAGACCAATGGCGCGGTGCTGCCCAAGGGCTACAAGCTCGAAGCCGACGGCACCTATGACAAGGGGCGCGTCGTGCCCGACGGCAATGGCGGCTGGACCATGATCTCCGATCTCGATCCGACCGGCGATGTCTGCTCGAACCCGAAATACCCCACGACGCTTATGGGCGGCAAGAATATCGGCGATCTGCTGAACGCCAAACACGTTACCTGGGGCTGGTTCGAGGGCGGCTTCGATCTGACCGCGGTGAACGGCAACGGCACCACCGGCTGCGACCGCTCGTCGCTCTCGCAGGTGACCGGCGAGACCTCGAAGGACTACATCCCCCACCACGAGCCCTTCCAGTATTACAAATCGACCCGGAACGTCGATCACACCCGTCCCGCCTCGGTCGATGTGATCGGCACGTCGGACGATGGCGGCGCGAACCACCAATATGACAGCAAGGATTTCTACGCGGCCCTGAAGAACGGCAACCTGCCGGCGGTGAGCTTCCTGAAAGCGCCCGCCTATCAGGACGGCCATGCGGGCTATTCCGACCCGCTCGATGGGCAGGAGTTCATCGTCAACGCGGTCAACGCGCTGCAGAAATCGAACGACTGGAAGGACACTGCGATCGTCGTGACCTACGACGATTCCGATGGCTGGTATGACCACGCGATGGCAGTGGTGAATGGCTCGAACATCCCGGTCGCGGGCTATGACGTGCTCAATGGCAGCAACTGCGCCAGCGACAAGACGCTGCCCGGGCTCGACGGAAAGCCCGCGCAGGGCCGTTGCGGCTATGGCACCCGCATCCCGATGCTGGTGATCTCGCCCTATGCCAAGAAGAACGCGGTGGATCACACACTGGTCGATCAGTCATCGGTCACCAAGTTTATCGAGGATAACTGGCTGAACGGTCAGCGCATCGGTCAGGGCTCCTTCGACGCCCAGGCGGGCGAGCTGAACGGCATGTTCGACTTCTCGAAAGCGGCCAATGGCAAGCTGATCCTCGACCCGGCCACCGGCAACCCGAAAGGCTGAGGCGATGAGACTGCCGAACCTGAGATTGATCACTCCCAGAACGATCCGTTCGGCACAGGGGGCCGCGAGCATCACGCTCGCGGCTTTCCTTTCGGCCACCCCCGTCGGGGCAGCGTCCGACGCCGGTTCGAAAACGACCGCGCCCGGAGATGCCGATCTGAGCGCCGTGGCCACGATCGGCAAGGCACTGTTTTCTGACCCCAAGCTGTCAGCCAGTGGCCAAATGAGCTGCGCGAGCTGCCACGACCCGGGCAATCACTTCGCGCCCTCCAATGCCCGCCCGGTGCAGCTTGGCGGGGCGTATCTCGACCAGCCGGGACTGCGCGCGGTGCCATCGCTCACATACAAGCGTCAGACGCCACCCTTCACCTTCGGGATGCTCGACCCGACCTCGGAGGCGGGCGAAGCCGCGCCGCAGGTGGTCGCACAGCAAGGGGCGGGCGCGAAAGGAGCCGCAGGAGCAAGCGCATCTACGCAGCCCGCGCCGCAAAAAACCGCCGGCACGTCCGCCGCCGCGAGCCCGGTGCCGCGGGGCGGTCTGTTCTGGGACGGGCGCGCGGATACGCTGCAAGAGCAGGCGCTGGCCGTCCTCTTCACTCATTTCGAGATGGCAGAGCCCGACCGCGCAACCCTCGCCGCGACCCTGCGAGCGCGCTATGGCGACCGCTTAGCGCAGCTCTTCGGCGAGGCGGTGCGTGACGACGACAAGATGCTGATCGACGAGGCCGCCTTCGCTCTGTCGCGCTACCAGACCGAGGCGGTGGAATTTCATCCCTATACCAGCAAATACGACGCCTTTCTCGCGGGCGAGACGCAGCTTTCGCCGGCAGAGGCGCGGGGCCGTGCGCTCTTCGACGATCCGAAGAAGGGCAATTGCGCGGCCTGTCATCTCGACACCCGGTCCGCCGATGGTCGCCCGCCGCAATTCACCGATTACGAATACGAGGCGCTCGGCGTGCCCCGCAACCCGGCGATCCCGGCCAATGCCGATCCGCATTATATCGATCTCGGTCTGTGCGGCCCGCTGCGCCACGACACGATTTCGACGCAGCCCGGCAATTGCGGGATGTTCAAGACCCCGAGCCTGCGCAACGTCGCGACCCGGCACGTGTTTTTCCACAACGGTGTCTACACCAGCCTGCAACAGGTCCTGCGCTTTTACGCCAAGCGCGACAGCGATCCCCGCGCGATTTACCCCACGCGCAACGGAAAAGTGGCGCGGTTCGACGACCTGCCCACTCGCTATCAGGGAAATATCGACCGCACCGACACGCCTTTCGGACGCAAGCCCGGAGAAGGCGACGCGCTGACCGAGGCCGAGCAAGCAGATATCATCGCCTTTCTCGAGACCCTGACAGATGGCTACGCACCGCCGGAGGAGTGATCAGAGCCACTGGCGAGGCCCCTCTTGCGAGGCCGCTTCCACCTTTGAGCCATGCTGCACTCCGGCGACGGGGCAGCGCCCTGTTCCCGCCCAAATCATCGCCCGGACGCCAAATTTGACGAGGAACTCGGCTGAAGGGGGGTCTGGTGCATCGCGTGAGGTTTCATTCCGAGCCGCCTTCGGGCTCCGCGCACATCAGTAGCGGCGCAGTCGTGTCTGTTTCCAAAATTAGGGCGCAGGCACACCGATTGAAGCGATTGTATATATATTCGCCCGAAACAGAGCCATATTCGTAGGAAAATTCTTGAATATGAGGCTGCGTTGAATTTTTCTTGCTGTGTGGTGGGGAAGATTTGGGGGAGAGAAAAATGACGGAAATTGCGGCATCGGCCGAAAGATCGGACGAAGCGGGACAAGAACCGATCTCAGGCATTTCCGTCGTCGTGCCGATTTACAACGAAATCGAGAATATCGATCTCCTCTGCAAAGAACTGACCGCAGCACTCGAGCCAATCGGCAAACATTACGAAATTGTTTTCGTGGATGATGGCTCGATCGACGGTAGCGGCGAGGCGCTCGCGGAGAGGGCCCGGCAGGACGAGCACCTGCGGGTGATCCGGTTCCGCCGCAACTATGGCCAAACCGCCGCGATGAAGGCCGGGCTGGATTTTGCCTCGCAGGACGCGATCGTCACTATCGATGGCGACCTTCAGAACGACCCTGCGGATATCGCGCCGATGCTGGCCAAGCTGGAGGAGGGATATGATCTCGTTCATGGCTGGCGGCGGCATCGGCAGGACGCGATGCTGAACCGCAAGTTGCCCTCAATGATCGCGAACCGGCTGATCTCGTGGAGCACGGGCTTCCCGATCCACGATCTGGGCTGCACCCTAAAGGTGATGCGGCGAGAGCTCGTCGCGGAGATCGAGCTCTACGGCGACATGCACCGGTTCATCCCGCTCCTGCTGTTTGAACGCGGTGCGCGCTGTGTCGAGATGGAAACCCATCACCGGCCGCGGCTCCATGGCGAGACGAAATACGGGATCGGC
It includes:
- a CDS encoding phospholipase C, with the protein product MIDTLRPTGAVSALALACAAATAQAGTAADTQTATPIKHLVVIFQENVSFDHYFATYPKAANPKGEPQFTAAKDTPKANTLASAGLLKNNPNKSNAVNGANAAAPFRLDRTQAASADQNHGYTAEQAAFHGGKMDAFPANTGKGTKGGTGAFGTKGQVMGYYDGNTVTALWNYAQAYAMNDNAFSSTFGPSTPGAINLVSGQTNGAVLPKGYKLEADGTYDKGRVVPDGNGGWTMISDLDPTGDVCSNPKYPTTLMGGKNIGDLLNAKHVTWGWFEGGFDLTAVNGNGTTGCDRSSLSQVTGETSKDYIPHHEPFQYYKSTRNVDHTRPASVDVIGTSDDGGANHQYDSKDFYAALKNGNLPAVSFLKAPAYQDGHAGYSDPLDGQEFIVNAVNALQKSNDWKDTAIVVTYDDSDGWYDHAMAVVNGSNIPVAGYDVLNGSNCASDKTLPGLDGKPAQGRCGYGTRIPMLVISPYAKKNAVDHTLVDQSSVTKFIEDNWLNGQRIGQGSFDAQAGELNGMFDFSKAANGKLILDPATGNPKG
- a CDS encoding cytochrome-c peroxidase, whose amino-acid sequence is MRLPNLRLITPRTIRSAQGAASITLAAFLSATPVGAASDAGSKTTAPGDADLSAVATIGKALFSDPKLSASGQMSCASCHDPGNHFAPSNARPVQLGGAYLDQPGLRAVPSLTYKRQTPPFTFGMLDPTSEAGEAAPQVVAQQGAGAKGAAGASASTQPAPQKTAGTSAAASPVPRGGLFWDGRADTLQEQALAVLFTHFEMAEPDRATLAATLRARYGDRLAQLFGEAVRDDDKMLIDEAAFALSRYQTEAVEFHPYTSKYDAFLAGETQLSPAEARGRALFDDPKKGNCAACHLDTRSADGRPPQFTDYEYEALGVPRNPAIPANADPHYIDLGLCGPLRHDTISTQPGNCGMFKTPSLRNVATRHVFFHNGVYTSLQQVLRFYAKRDSDPRAIYPTRNGKVARFDDLPTRYQGNIDRTDTPFGRKPGEGDALTEAEQADIIAFLETLTDGYAPPEE
- a CDS encoding glycosyltransferase family 2 protein, with product MTEIAASAERSDEAGQEPISGISVVVPIYNEIENIDLLCKELTAALEPIGKHYEIVFVDDGSIDGSGEALAERARQDEHLRVIRFRRNYGQTAAMKAGLDFASQDAIVTIDGDLQNDPADIAPMLAKLEEGYDLVHGWRRHRQDAMLNRKLPSMIANRLISWSTGFPIHDLGCTLKVMRRELVAEIELYGDMHRFIPLLLFERGARCVEMETHHRPRLHGETKYGIGRTFVVILDLLTVRFFLGNAGHPMMVFGGLGIFSFALSFVATMVTVIMKIWGGVDMTGNPFLLLSVLSALAGFQLLSIGLIGEVLARVYFNQRGRKPYTVRQFLNFEDDPVAAGAAQ